The Drosophila biarmipes strain raj3 chromosome 2L, RU_DBia_V1.1, whole genome shotgun sequence genome has a window encoding:
- the LOC108034076 gene encoding developmental protein eyes absent isoform X1, with protein sequence MVTLMPYNYAAPRCGLIDKMIEPKVKRPKTEHTDTHERNRLCNLSQQQQQQPQQQQSHQQQQQQQQQQQSHSSTVLASNGPSSAGAGMGVGGGGGGVGGVVGQCSPLGLPPQSQPLQPTIGSLASLSGHYANGNANPNVNSSSCSLAAASSFSQSAGSSFSTYQQAGGGGGAGVSGEDGVVGGATVMTHWTHDSTNSSAAVKSESRSPGQVHPTLDNGGSVASSNLYGCSASTNPLDGGATAVNSSAVAAAAAAVYDGKHDYYYYNSMQQYTPPPFYSGYGTPYAAATAARQAKMEPGAAAAAAAYLAPSYPGGGNNNSQLYSSPYAGYNNFGQQDYGGYYNEQYGNYYSPANYSPYAVSSPSSSASHGHGFHVAASSNLSESPTDTHSTTPVHQTTHSPHSPLPISPSAGTGIGPLGNVAAAALNSSGGSSVGTAGSGSGGVAASKTTPTGKTGRARGRRHQQPSPTRSTASDTGNSEAVKPPERVFVWDLDETLIIFHTLLSGSYANRYTKDHSSLMTIAFRMEEMVFNMADTHFFFNEIEECDQVHIDDVSSDDNGQDLSAYNFATDGFHTNTPPGAPPNLCLPTGVRGGVDWMRKLAFRYRKIKDIYNSYRGNVGTLLGPGKREAWLQIRSEIEVATDNWATLALKCLSMISQRENCVNVLVTSTQLAPALAKVLLFGLGGIFNIENIYSAHKIGHETCYERIVTRFGRKSTYVVIGDGNEEETAAKAMNFPFWRISAHSDIRALFTALDMGFL encoded by the exons ATGGTCACCCTTATGCCATACAACTACGCCGCCCCGCGATGCGGATTAATCGACAAAATGATCGAGCCAAAG GTTAAACGTCCCAAGACAGAGCACACGGATACTCATGAACGCAACCG CCTCTGCAATCTgtcacagcagcagcaacagcaaccccagcagcaacagtcgcaccaacagcagcagcagcagcagcaacaacagcaatccCACTCCAGCACCGTGTTGGCCAGCAATGGACCCAGTAGCGCCGGTGCCGGCATGGGTGTCGGTGGGGGCGGAGGTGGTGTGGGGGGCGTGGTCGGTCAGTGCAGTCCCCTGGGACTGCCACCGCAGAGCCAACCTCTACAACCCACAATAGGGTCGCTGGCCTCCTTGAGTGGCCACTACGCCAATGGGAATGCCAATCCGAATGTAAATTCGAGCAGCTGCAGCCTGGCAGCCGCCTCCAGTTTCTCCCAATCCGCTGGCAGCAGCTTCTCCACATATCAACAGGCAGGAGGAGGGGGCGGCGCAGGAGTTTCTGGAGAGGATGGAGTGGTGGGCGGAGCAACTGTGATGACGCACTGGACGCACGATAGCACTAACTCCAGTGCGGCGGTCAAGTCGGAGTCCCGCAGCCCAGGACAAGTGCATCCAACGCTGGACAACGGTGGTTCGGTGGCCAGCTCGAATTTGTACGGGTGCAGTGCCTCCACCAATCCGCTGGATGGAGGAGCCACGGCGGTCAACTCCTCGGCGGtggcagccgcagccgcagctgTTTACGATGGCAAGCATGATTACTACTACTACAACAGCATGCAGCAGTACACTCCGCCACCATTTTACTCCGGCTACGGAACTCCCTATGCCGCTGCCACGGCAGCCAGGCAGGCCAAGATGGAGCCAGGAGCAGCGGCTGCAGCGGCGGCCTACCTGGCACCCAGCTATCCAGGAGGTGGCAACAACAACTCCCAGCTGTACAGTAGTCCCTACGCGGGATACAACAACTTTGGGCAGCAGGATTACGGGGGTTACTACAACGAGCAGTATGGCAACTACTACAGTCCAGCCAACTACTCGCCGTACGCGGTGAGCTCGCCCAGCTCGAGTGCCAGTCACGGGCACGGGTTCCATGTGGCCGCCTCCTCGAATCTCTCCGAGAGTCCCACGGACACGCACTCGACGACGCCGGTGCACCAGACCACCCACTCACCGCACTCCCCGCTGCCGATCTCTCCCAGCGCTGGTACCGGAATTGGTCCACTCGGTAATGTGGCCGCCGCAGCTCTGAACTCCAGTGGAGGCAGCAGCGTGGGCACGGCGGGGTCGGGatcggggggcgtggcagccagCAAGACCACGCCCACGGGTAAGACGGGAAGGGCGCGTGGACGGCGTCACCAGCAGCCCAGTCCCACCAGAAGCACTGCCTCCGACACTGGAAACAGCGAGGCGGTGAAGCCACCGGAGCGGGTGTTCGTCTGGGATCTGGACGAGACCCTCATCATCTTCCATACGCTGCTCTCGGGCAGCTATGCCAACCGATACACCAAAGACCACAGCTCCCTGATGACCATCGCCTTCCGCATGGAGGAGATGGTCTTCAACATGGCCGACACGCACTTCTTCTTCAACGAGATCGAGGAGTGCGACCAGGTGCACATCGACGATGTCAGCTCGGACGACAATGGCCAGGACCTGAGCGCCTACAACTTTGCCACGGATGGCTTCCACACGAACACCCCGCCCGGTGCCCCGCCCAATCTCTGCCTGCCCACCGGGGTGAGGGGCGGGGTCGACTGGATGCGCAAGCTGGCCTTCCGCTACAGGAAGATCAAGGACATCTACAACAGCTACCGTGGAAA TGTTGGCACCCTGCTGGGACCCGGAAAACGCGAGGCCTGGCTGCAGATCCGCTCGGAAATCGAGGTGGCCACCGACAACTGGGCTACGCTGGCGCTCAAGTGCCTGAGCATGATCTCCCAGCGCGAGAACTGCGTCAACGTGCTGGTCACCTCCACGCAACTGGCCCCGGCGCTGGCCAAGGTCCTGCTCTTCGGACTGGGCGGGATCTTCAACATTGAGAACATCTACAGTGCGCACAAAATCG GCCATGAAACCTGCTATGAGCGGATCGTGACGCGCTTCGGGCGCAAGAGCACCTACGTGGTAATTGGGGATGGGAACGAGGAAGAGACCGCCGCCAAGGCCATGAACTTCCCCTTCTGGCGCATCTCCGCCCACAGCGACATTCGCGCCCTCTTCACTGCCCTCGACATGGGCTTCTTATGA
- the LOC108033888 gene encoding metallo-beta-lactamase domain-containing protein 1, translated as MDVFDHGERNHVIVLQDGYSREEDGDETAMRANCTCTLVRCRDGTNIIVDTMTAWDGERLRSLLSNQGLGVDDIHVVVCSHGHSDHIGCNYLFQKARMHLVGACASHRDLYMGYFASGKPDEELKLDSHAEVVVRRSPGHTLSCVSVIVDNSQLGGRVGITGDLFERREDIDDESIWKDAGSENEKLQRQERCKMARQCDFIVPGHGPMFAVTATMRSQLKQNTDISS; from the coding sequence atggATGTTTTTGATCATGGCGAGCGAAATCATGTAATCGTTCTTCAGGATGGATACTCCCGCGAGGAAGATGGAGACGAGACCGCCATGAGGGCTAACTGCACCTGCACGCTGGTGCGCTGCAGGGACGGCACCAACATCATAGTGGACACAATGACGGCCTGGGATGGAGAGAGGCTGCGTTCGTTGTTGAGCAATCAAGGCCTAGGCGTCGATGATATCCACGTCGTTGTCTGCTCCCACGGACACTCTGACCACATTGGCTGCAACTACCTCTTCCAGAAGGCACGAATGCATTTGGTTGGCGCCTGTGCCTCGCATCGCGACCTCTACATGGGTTACTTCGCCAGTGGGAAACCGGACGAGGAACTAAAGCTAGACTCTCATGCCGAGGTGGTTGTTAGGCGATCGCCGGGACACACCCTTAGCTGTGTTTCCGTGATCGTTGACAACTCCCAATTGGGAGGACGGGTCGGAATCACCGGAGATCTCTTTGAGCGACGCGAGGACATAGACGATGAGAGCATTTGGAAGGATGCGGGAAGCGAGAACGAAAAGCTACAGCGCCAGGAGCGCTGTAAAATGGCCCGTCAATGCGACTTTATTGTCCCAGGCCATGGTCCGATGTTTGCGGTAACAGCAACAATGCGTTCCCAGCTGAAGCAAAACACTGACATTAGTAGTTAG
- the LOC108034076 gene encoding developmental protein eyes absent isoform X2 — MLYNVPCYQNFSTLDYYKVKRPKTEHTDTHERNRLCNLSQQQQQQPQQQQSHQQQQQQQQQQQSHSSTVLASNGPSSAGAGMGVGGGGGGVGGVVGQCSPLGLPPQSQPLQPTIGSLASLSGHYANGNANPNVNSSSCSLAAASSFSQSAGSSFSTYQQAGGGGGAGVSGEDGVVGGATVMTHWTHDSTNSSAAVKSESRSPGQVHPTLDNGGSVASSNLYGCSASTNPLDGGATAVNSSAVAAAAAAVYDGKHDYYYYNSMQQYTPPPFYSGYGTPYAAATAARQAKMEPGAAAAAAAYLAPSYPGGGNNNSQLYSSPYAGYNNFGQQDYGGYYNEQYGNYYSPANYSPYAVSSPSSSASHGHGFHVAASSNLSESPTDTHSTTPVHQTTHSPHSPLPISPSAGTGIGPLGNVAAAALNSSGGSSVGTAGSGSGGVAASKTTPTGKTGRARGRRHQQPSPTRSTASDTGNSEAVKPPERVFVWDLDETLIIFHTLLSGSYANRYTKDHSSLMTIAFRMEEMVFNMADTHFFFNEIEECDQVHIDDVSSDDNGQDLSAYNFATDGFHTNTPPGAPPNLCLPTGVRGGVDWMRKLAFRYRKIKDIYNSYRGNVGTLLGPGKREAWLQIRSEIEVATDNWATLALKCLSMISQRENCVNVLVTSTQLAPALAKVLLFGLGGIFNIENIYSAHKIGHETCYERIVTRFGRKSTYVVIGDGNEEETAAKAMNFPFWRISAHSDIRALFTALDMGFL, encoded by the exons GTTAAACGTCCCAAGACAGAGCACACGGATACTCATGAACGCAACCG CCTCTGCAATCTgtcacagcagcagcaacagcaaccccagcagcaacagtcgcaccaacagcagcagcagcagcagcaacaacagcaatccCACTCCAGCACCGTGTTGGCCAGCAATGGACCCAGTAGCGCCGGTGCCGGCATGGGTGTCGGTGGGGGCGGAGGTGGTGTGGGGGGCGTGGTCGGTCAGTGCAGTCCCCTGGGACTGCCACCGCAGAGCCAACCTCTACAACCCACAATAGGGTCGCTGGCCTCCTTGAGTGGCCACTACGCCAATGGGAATGCCAATCCGAATGTAAATTCGAGCAGCTGCAGCCTGGCAGCCGCCTCCAGTTTCTCCCAATCCGCTGGCAGCAGCTTCTCCACATATCAACAGGCAGGAGGAGGGGGCGGCGCAGGAGTTTCTGGAGAGGATGGAGTGGTGGGCGGAGCAACTGTGATGACGCACTGGACGCACGATAGCACTAACTCCAGTGCGGCGGTCAAGTCGGAGTCCCGCAGCCCAGGACAAGTGCATCCAACGCTGGACAACGGTGGTTCGGTGGCCAGCTCGAATTTGTACGGGTGCAGTGCCTCCACCAATCCGCTGGATGGAGGAGCCACGGCGGTCAACTCCTCGGCGGtggcagccgcagccgcagctgTTTACGATGGCAAGCATGATTACTACTACTACAACAGCATGCAGCAGTACACTCCGCCACCATTTTACTCCGGCTACGGAACTCCCTATGCCGCTGCCACGGCAGCCAGGCAGGCCAAGATGGAGCCAGGAGCAGCGGCTGCAGCGGCGGCCTACCTGGCACCCAGCTATCCAGGAGGTGGCAACAACAACTCCCAGCTGTACAGTAGTCCCTACGCGGGATACAACAACTTTGGGCAGCAGGATTACGGGGGTTACTACAACGAGCAGTATGGCAACTACTACAGTCCAGCCAACTACTCGCCGTACGCGGTGAGCTCGCCCAGCTCGAGTGCCAGTCACGGGCACGGGTTCCATGTGGCCGCCTCCTCGAATCTCTCCGAGAGTCCCACGGACACGCACTCGACGACGCCGGTGCACCAGACCACCCACTCACCGCACTCCCCGCTGCCGATCTCTCCCAGCGCTGGTACCGGAATTGGTCCACTCGGTAATGTGGCCGCCGCAGCTCTGAACTCCAGTGGAGGCAGCAGCGTGGGCACGGCGGGGTCGGGatcggggggcgtggcagccagCAAGACCACGCCCACGGGTAAGACGGGAAGGGCGCGTGGACGGCGTCACCAGCAGCCCAGTCCCACCAGAAGCACTGCCTCCGACACTGGAAACAGCGAGGCGGTGAAGCCACCGGAGCGGGTGTTCGTCTGGGATCTGGACGAGACCCTCATCATCTTCCATACGCTGCTCTCGGGCAGCTATGCCAACCGATACACCAAAGACCACAGCTCCCTGATGACCATCGCCTTCCGCATGGAGGAGATGGTCTTCAACATGGCCGACACGCACTTCTTCTTCAACGAGATCGAGGAGTGCGACCAGGTGCACATCGACGATGTCAGCTCGGACGACAATGGCCAGGACCTGAGCGCCTACAACTTTGCCACGGATGGCTTCCACACGAACACCCCGCCCGGTGCCCCGCCCAATCTCTGCCTGCCCACCGGGGTGAGGGGCGGGGTCGACTGGATGCGCAAGCTGGCCTTCCGCTACAGGAAGATCAAGGACATCTACAACAGCTACCGTGGAAA TGTTGGCACCCTGCTGGGACCCGGAAAACGCGAGGCCTGGCTGCAGATCCGCTCGGAAATCGAGGTGGCCACCGACAACTGGGCTACGCTGGCGCTCAAGTGCCTGAGCATGATCTCCCAGCGCGAGAACTGCGTCAACGTGCTGGTCACCTCCACGCAACTGGCCCCGGCGCTGGCCAAGGTCCTGCTCTTCGGACTGGGCGGGATCTTCAACATTGAGAACATCTACAGTGCGCACAAAATCG GCCATGAAACCTGCTATGAGCGGATCGTGACGCGCTTCGGGCGCAAGAGCACCTACGTGGTAATTGGGGATGGGAACGAGGAAGAGACCGCCGCCAAGGCCATGAACTTCCCCTTCTGGCGCATCTCCGCCCACAGCGACATTCGCGCCCTCTTCACTGCCCTCGACATGGGCTTCTTATGA